Below is a window of Impatiens glandulifera chromosome 2, dImpGla2.1, whole genome shotgun sequence DNA.
GAAAGATTGACTATTGTTGGGTGTCAATGCGATTGGAGTTTGGCTcagtcctcttgtttatcgatttcgttgcaccactatctcacacaaaTGAGGCAACCTTCTCtctagcatccaaacaccacaaaggaatttGACCTATGCCccccaccaagagagtagtatatatttatattattaggtcaagtccaatAAGCGAGTCACTAGAGATTTTTCCACAATGTTGGgtcaaccaatacccaacaatctccacttTTGGCCCAAAACAGTGCAAAACACAATCACGGAATCACAAAACACATCATCGCCAATTTATTACCACCGAGGCAACAAAGaaaatacccaaggtaaactcGTGTCACAAAGACCAGGGGCAAAGGCACAAAGCATgcaaaaatcacaaagatcagacgcaagagcacaaagcatgggaaaaccacaaagatctaacgcaaaaacacaaataatgcgaaaatcacaaagatcaaatgcaagagcacaaagcatgcaaaaatcacaaagataaaacgcaagagcacaaagcatgggaaaatcacaaagattggAGGCAAAATCACAAAACATGCCATGTCCACAAAGGACGAACTTCAAAGAGTTTTCCCtaagtcaaagtttaaaatCTGTTGACACGAAATAAATTTTTCAACAGGTAGACACTTAATACCCATATCAGCAGGATTAAATTCTGAaggaattttctctaacttaacaaTTCCCTTTTCAACAATGTCCTGAATGTAatgaaacctaacatcaatatgtttagttCTATCATAAAAAACAGGATTTTTACATAGTTGAATAAAGATTGACTATTAGAAAACACAACCacatttttctcaaaaaaactaATTTCAGACAAAACAGCTCTAAGCTAAATTGCTTCCTTAAAAGCTTCAGTGGCAGCTACATACTCAGATTATGTAGTAGATAAAGCAACAATGGGTTGAAGTTGAGACTTCTAACTTATGCAAGAGCCacacaaagtaaacacataggaAGTAATAGACTTTATATTATCCTTATCATTAACATAATTGGAATCTACATAACCAACCAACTTTGTACCTATAGAACACTTAGAGAAAGTCAAGCCAACATCAATAgtggtttttaaatatttcaaaatccATTTCAAAGCATTCCAATGAGGCATACTAAGGTTAGACATAAATATACTCAAGCAACTAACTGTATATGCAATATCAGGCCTAATACTAATCATCAGATACATAACAGATCCTATAGCATTGGAATAAGGCAGATTCttcatttcagttatttcagtttcagtCTTAAGAGACTAATCCTTACTTAACACAAAGTGGGAAGCAAGAGGCACATTCACAGATTTAGCATTAGACATAGataatttactcaaaattttagcaacatatgcactttaattcaacacaagagaaaattttattctatctctaatgatattcatgcccaaaatcttcttagcatcacctaagtctttcatgtcaaaattttcacaaagcgatttttgcacatgcataacagacttcagacatgggctaacaatcaacatgtcatccacatacaataaaagaaatacaggCACATAGTCTATATTCTTGAAGTAAAGACAATGACCAGAAGAATTTCTtttcaacatcaaagattgcatgcacttatcgaacttgatattccattgcctaagagattgttttaaaccatacaagattttttttaacaaacaaacatgatcaggcAATTTGGGGTCAACAAACCCATCATGTTGATGCgtataaatattcttatcaagttcaccatgtaagaaagcagTAGTAACATCCATTTGCTTCAATTCCCAATCAAAGTGAGCAACTAAAGCAAACATAATTCTAACAGTAGTGAATTTGAAAACAGGAGCAAAAATTTCAGTATAATCTATTCTCACCTTTTAAGTAAATCCCTTGGCTACTAACATAGCCTTGAATCTAACTTTTTCAGACTCTTGCTTCACCTTATACAACCACTTGCAATCCACTAAGAAGCAATTATGAGGTTTAGTAACAAGTTTCCAAGTATCATTGATTTTTAGGGAATTCATCTCACTATTCATAGCAACAATCCATTCAATAGAAAACTTAGACCTCAAAacttctttgtaagagttaggctcattacagtctagggattcaaacatgttaaaagcaaattcagacatattgcaatcattcaaattatcatccctaaatctagCAGGCATTCTAACATTTCTTCTACTTCTATCCCTAGCAAGTTGAtagtcatgcaaatcatcagACAAATCATGTGAATCGGACAACACAtttgaatcattcaaattatcaagaaaatcatgtgaatcagacaaaacatttgaatcatgcaaatcatcaatatcatgcacATTATCATGTTCCACCTCATTGAGAACATTCACATCATGTTCAGCAGgttgatcaaaaactacatgcACATGCTCCACCTTATTAGGAGCATCATTAACAGGAGTTGGGGACATAGACAAGCAAGGAAAATTATTCTCATTAAAgacaacatctctacttatcacaatCGTAAGCCAAGGTTCACTCATAACCCAAAGCCTATAACCTTTTAACCCTTCAGGGTAGCCTAAGAACACATAATTCTTGGACCTAGGCTCCAACTTGTCAACCTTCTGATGCACATCACCaatacaaccaaaaactttcaagTTGCTCAAATCAAGAGTTTTACCTGAAAACATAGATTTAGGACATTTCTCTCCTAAGGGAACACTAGGggacctatttattaaataagcagCAGTATGCAAAGCATCCCCCCAAAACTTCTTAGACAACCTAGATGACGCTAATATAGCTCTAACCCTCTCTAGAAGTGTCATATTCATCctctcagcaacaccattcCGCTGTGGTGTGTACGGCACAGACCTATGTCTTTTAATACCCCAGGtaacacataaatcattcatctgTTTATTACAGAATTCAAGACCATTATATGTCCTAAAAGTTTTGATTCTTTTACTtgtttgattctcaatcaaaatcttccactctttaaacttttcaaaaacatcagacttatgtatcaaaattaacacccaaactttcctagaataatcatcaatgatggACAGAAAATATTGGTTCCCTCTAAGTGTAACAACACTAGAAGGACCTCACACATCAGCATGTAAATATTCAAGGATATTAGTACACTTAGACACATTTGGGTAAGAGGAGATGGGAAAACTCACCTTATGTTGTTTTCCTAGTACACATGATTCACAGAAGGGAATGGGGGACTATTTATCACTACCAAAGTGACCACCTCTATGCAAAATTTCTAGACCTTTGTTACTCATGtgacctaatctattatgccaaagAACAAATTTATCACCAATCACAGAGTTCACATAGTCACAAGCAGTCTCAACATGACACACATACagattgttcatctttttagcagtaaagataacaagagacccacgtaaaattttcataacaccCTTCACCCAATTTCCctccaaaccatcattctcaagagatgcacaagacaacaaattataatgcaaatcaggaacatgcctCACATTATTCAAAGTTAACACAGAACCACAAGAAAACCTTAGGCATACATCACCTATTCATTCCTAACACATtgcaatttttcgaattttccaTAAAcacaaaaccatgttcaatctctTTATAGTTCGAAAACAAATATCTAAATGGAGTCACATGGAAAGTATAACCAGAGTCAACTAGCCATTCAGATTTGTACAAAGAATTAGATAACACGGAGTTCAAGCTAACATAatcacatagattattaatcataaaaatatcatcCATATTTCCCTCATAAACAGCCACATTAGCATTTTCAACATGTTGATTTCTCTTAGGCTTAGGACAGTCCTTGATAAAATGACCAGACTCAtgacaattataacactttCTAGCACTAGACCTAGACTTAGATCTGCTTTTACTAGCAGGATGAGATTTCTTACCAGAACTCTCATTACTGACATTCTTTTGGGCACTCGACCTACCCTGAGATCTACCCCTCACATGCATAACTTCCCCACCAGACTGTTTATCCCTCTCAGAGTGTCTTAAATCTAACTCCTTACTCTTAAGACCATTGACAACAATATCAAGAGTGACACTGTCTCTGCCATACTTAATGTAGACTTCACATCATTAAAAGAATCAGGAATAGCATTCAACAAGACAATGGGGGCATACTCATCGATGTTCTTATCACCACACAACTTAATATCAGAAATAAGTTTAGTGAAAACATTCCGATTATTTTCACTGTCCTTGGACATATCcaatctaaatttgaaaaacttttcaagtaaaaacattttattaggcAGAGAAGTTTCAATATAAAGTTCAGACAATTTATCCCACAAGGTTTTTGCACACTCTAAATTACCAATTTTTCTCATCACAGAATTAGATAAATTCAAGTATATAGAGGAACAaacattttcattcatttcactATTTTTCTCAACGGTATCAGCAACAACATAAACCTGACTAACaactttaaagtatttttttttaatcaaaacacatttcattttttgtttccaaATGCTAAAATCAGTTTTTCCGTCAAAAGGAACCATATCATATTGATTAACACTAGACatgctatcaaacaaattaaaagcaatcaaaaatcaattggaaaAATTAAATAGGAGGGTTCAAACTATGATACCTTGCGAAACTCAAAGAAAGTTTCGACTTACCCACCCCGCTCGGGGATTTGCTGCTTCGTCTTCTCTGCAGCGACACGACAACGACACGACAGCGGCACGACGACGACTTTGATTCTCAACGGTCGCGACAAACGCTACACCGACAACAGTTGAACAGGACAACAACGACTTCTTCTCTAGAGGCGACATCGACTTTATTCTTCCTCTAGTAGCAGCAGAAGCAGAGAATAAAAGCAAGAGGATTAAATAAGAAATAGAGGACAGATCTACACTTATTGGTGAAGATAACCTATATCATCCAACCCAATCTCAAACTTCAATTACAAACACTAAACCCtaactctgataccactgttgggtgtgAATTCGTCGTCGGCACCCATTGGCGCCTTCGAGAAGAAACATAATATCtttgtttttttctctcttcttctcaagacATTGTCACCCAAAACTAAGAGATATTTTAACGACTATTGACATCTGCTTAGCAATTGAAGATTTTGACTTAAATATTCACAGCGGTTAATTCTTCTGCAACTAATGTTGTTTTCTATAATAACCAACAAtcttcaacaaaaacataaatattctaaaaacatgttttgatattacttgttgaaaaaagatataatctaaacacacgataaaagaagataaaaaataaagtggtaaaaataataaagaacacaagatataacgtgGTCAGCCAACAATTCCTACATCCTCGGAGAGTCGTcctttctatttatttttcatggaataatggtccaagtaaccctatgttacaatgtctctattgatAGGAGTATATCAAAAGCcgaaagactaaactactatttCTAAGCCAAATAAAGATTTAAAATCCATTACAATAtgtaaactctaataaaatatgagcccaaaacacAACAATACGCGCAATATGTGATACGCTTATTACATATTACGCGGATTACATATTATGCGTATTATTTAATAAGCAGTAAGGGAGCCGCCAAAGGGTAAAACATACATTTCGTAAGCTGAAAATGTTGTTTTTGCTAATTTATCAAGCGTCGATCATTTTTCGAATTTTACCCATTGTTAAAGTCATCTCTTCAAATTTCCCTTAATTTTCACATGTACACTCCTTTTGAGGATTAAAAGGTTAGtgaaggggaaatttgatggaataaccctcataagagggttattaCCACTTTTAGCatgtcatttataattttatcattttttacctcagttttaccctttattaaaaaaaaaatatttgattttcattcttCCCCGTCGTTTCCCTTTCCCCAGTTCTCCTTTCACTCCCTCTCTCTCGTTTCCAACTTCCCGAAGACGACTGATCAACCCcgaagacgacgacgacgacgaaaaTCCCCCGAAACATCGACGACGTCCTCTCCCTCGAACCCTCCCTCGAACCCCGATGAGCTCCGACGACAAACAAGAGCCCCCGACGAGAATCTCAACTCCAGAACGTCGAAGGTGAGTTTATCTTCCCCGTTTCTATCCGTTTCTATCCTAGTTCTCCGTTTTATATCCATGCATGCTATAATGGAGGAATGGTTTAgggtattgtttaggtttaggtatgggtttaggtttaggtagtgtttattgtttaggtttattgtttaggtttagttttgggtttaaaatacttctgtcgaaggctgttgcagggttttgggtttattgtcgatggcgacgatgcattttcgcaggcgatagtgcatctgtcgcagacgacagtgcatctgtcgcagaccacgatgcatctgtcgcagacgacgatgcatctgtcgcaggcagAATATActattcgtctgcgacagatgcaccgtcgtctgcgacagatgcatcgtcgtctgcgacagatgcactgtcgtctgcgacagatgcactgtcgtctacGACATATGTCATATTTCCTTTAAATTAGTGGTATTTACTTTCATTATTCTgacttattgatttttttgcagatggcaccaaccaaatgcaaaaacaaaatggtaattgagaactttcctagacgtgtttcatggaaatctaCTTGCACCTGCTTGTTAAAGACCAAGGACAAGTTTAATCACTCTGGTCTTATGGAAAGGGCTATGAAGAGTCAATTTCAGTATCTATTGAAAGCCCCGACTGTCATTTTCTCAGGAACAATAATCCACCAGATGTTGATCAGGAAAAGCAGCTCCAATTCGAAGGGAATAAGTTTCTTAGTCAATGGTCAGCAGCTTTACTGGGGCATGAAGGAATATGCCTTGGTAACAGGCCTAAATTTTGGAAGATTTCTTGTGATTGAAAACTGACACGctgaagaatgtccacccctAGTCCATAAATACTTTGGTGGCAAAACAGTTGTTAAAGTGACAGAAGTTCAAAGTGTTTTTCTCAACTGCTCTGAGAAGGAGGATGCATGGAAGCTTGGGCTCATCAACCTTATTTACCAGTGTCTCTTTGGATCTGATAATAGGAAGAGGGTATGTTTGAAGATCTTCAGCATGGTGGAGGATATGGAAATGTTCCttcaatttccatggggaaaggtgtcaTTCAATTCAACTTTGAAGGGTATTGACAAGGACATGAAACATCTTCGGCAGCTATATGTAGAGAAGAAGGAAACTTGCAAGGGGAACTGTGATGTTGCTTATACTATTAGTGGCTTCGCCATAGCCTTCCAAGTTTGGACATATTTGGTTATGAAGACATTTGTCCCCAAATTTGCGGATATGATCGAGGAAAAACATACATGCCCAAGGATATTACTTTTTACAGCCTCCAGAAGCAACACCAACACTAGCCAAGAGGTATCCAATGCCCTTTTCAAATGCAATGTCTTTAACAAGATTCATGAGTCTGAGGAAGAGAAGAGGAACTACTgtggggatgactttgaagaaATGGGAGATTACATTTATGATGATTTATTTGAGGTGGATGGtaggaagagaaagaatgaagatggTACTCCCAAACAAATGCCCAAGAGGAGAACAATTAAAAGGACAGCAATTAAGAGGAACGAGTCTAGTGATGAATCTAGCGAAGACAGCTCTCGGTCTACTACTCGTGAATCAAGCCATGTCCATTCAGCAACGAGTCCTCAAAAGAAAGAAGACAGTTCTCCTACTAGGCAAGACAAGTTTGATGACAAGTTTGACAATCCGGTGACTAAAGCCCAGAATGATGACAAGTTTGATGAGCTTACAAAGGATGTGAAGGAGTTGACAAGGGATGTGAAGGAGCTGAAAACTGAAATGAAGGTAATGAAAGAGGATCAATGGGTTATGTTCAATCACATAATCCAATTATTGGgtgaaataaaacaacaaaagaatGATGTTTCTGCTGCTGATGATTTAGTGGAGAAGGATTTGGAAATCAACAAAGATATTGCTGATgagaatgatgatgttgatgatcttctgaatgaaaaaaaaaagatgctgctgatatgaatgatgttgttgatcggttgaatgagaaagaagatgctgctgatgggttggagatgatAAACAATGctgctgttgttgatgatgacaaAGATTCTTCtgctgttgatggtttggagatcaacaaagaagctgttgttgatgatgatcaaaACAAAGATGCTTCTGCTGTTGATGGTTTAGAGATGAACAAAGAagctgttgttgatgatgatcaaaACAAAGATGTTGCTGCTGAAACTGTTGTTGTTGAAGCTGCTGCTGATGAAGAggctgttgatggtttggagatcaacaatgaagccgagcagaatgaaaacaaagatgaagaggctgttgatgaagaggctgttgatggtttggagatcaacaatgaagccgagcagaatgaaaacaaagatgaagaggctgttgatggtttggagatcaacaaagaagccgagcagaatgaaaacaaagatgaagAGGCTGCAGCAGTTGTTGATAAGAATGCTGAGTTGGGAAAGAAAGAATTGGccacgaagaagaagaggaaggtgGTTTTGGCCAAAAATAGGTTGCAACAGTTGGGcaagaaaaggaagatgaaTGAAAAGGCTGACATGGGAAAGATGAATGATGAAGAGGCTGACATGggaaagaagaatgatgaagaggctgacttgggaaagaagaatgatgaagaggCTGAGTTGGGAAAAAAGAAGGATGAAGAggctgagttgggaaagaagaaggatgatgatgtATTGGTATTGACTCCAACAAGATTTCAGGGACAGAGTTTTCGGAGAAAGAAGAGGTCCACACAATTGGGGAACTACACAGATCCTAATGGAAAATCCTTTAAACTCATTGATCCAGTAACTGTAAATCCTCTTTTAGATTATGATAGTGAACTGTTGGATGAGTTGAAACAATGGCTGAAGCTGGAGGATGAAGACAAGATAAATCTGGTTCTTTTCCATGCTGGTCGAGAATTGTTTAACAGAATGTTGAGGCCTCAGAATTGGCTACATGATCAGGTaagtttttgttgttgaaacTGTTTTTTGGGTATTGTATTAACAGCAGGTTAAAGAGAAATAGCAGGAATTGCATCTggcgcaggcgacagtgcatctgtcgcaggcgacagtgcatctgtcgcagacgacgatgcatctggtgcatgcgacagatgcatcgtcgtctgcgacagatgcaccgtcgcctgcgacagatgcaatTCCTGCTATTTCTTTTCATGTTCTGTGCTTAATTCATTCGATGCTCTGTGCTTACTTCATTTTCTCGAATCTGTCGCAGGAGATAGATGCAGCATGTTACATTCTTAAAAAAAGGGTTGCCAATTTTCCCAAGACTTATCAACCGATGGATTTCTCAATACGTGACTGTAATGTCTCTACGAGGTTGTCGTTACGTTATTCAAAGTTCTCCAAAAATCCACAAACATACCAATTCGACGATGACTTGATGGAATATTTCAGGGGTGATGAAGGAAAATTGATGACTTCTTGGATGATTGTAGATAAGTTATATTTCCCTATGAATCTGAATATGAAGCATTGGGTCCTTTGTGAGGTGCAACTACATGATTGGTGCATCAATGTTTATGACTGCGAACAAGGATTTATCAAAAAGAATTACTATGACAAGTTCATGAAACCACTATGTGAAATGATTCCATATATCTTTCTATTTGGAACGACCGAGTTTGACAGGATCAAGTATCCTAAGTTCAGTTTGGAAGGAATGTCATATGTTGTAATACCACACCCAAGAGTCCCCAAGTGCACGAAGAGTGGAGACTGTGGTCTTTTTACAATCATGTATTTGGAGTACCTTACTGCCAAATTGGATATATCAGCTGTGACATCAGAGAACATGGTTTTTTGGAGACAAAAATGGGCAGTTAGGTTGTTCCACCATATAATAGACCCATAGAAAATGGACATAATTTAGTTATGTATATTTTTGAATGTAAAccatatgtatttatttttgaatgtaatTTAGTTtgctattttgaattcaaatataatgtagtatatatataattaagcacaaaacataaatgaaatgcATTTCTCGCATGCGACGGTGCATCTATCGcaggcgacgatgcatctgtcgccagatgcatttcccgcctgcgacagatgcatcgtcgcctgcgatagatgcaccgtcgcctgcgacagatgcattccTGCTACTTCTATTTgtcctgcgacagatgcattccTGCATTCCTGAAATCAATCCTGCTATTTCTCTTTGACAACACAACAGATGACAACACTTAAACAGATGATCCAAACCCAATATAACATTTTGATCAAAACCTTACCCCAAAAACAGATGATCAAAACCTTACCccaaaaacagtttgatcaaaaccctaccccaaaaacagtttgatcaaaaccctaccccaaaaacagtttgatcaaaacTCTACCccaaaaacagtttgatcaaaaccctaaaacagtTTGATGTACatacaaaaacggtttgatcaaaaccctaaaacagtTTCATGCCAAAGATTGGGCACTTGATTGTGAAGGTTGTGTAGATTGAGCACTTGATTGTGAAGgtcttgcagtagatggtgcaggcatcactgctgaGCATGTTGCTTTGTTATGACCTAGACCGCCACATGAGCCGCACCGTCTCCATTCTTTACGAACCTCACCTTGTGATGATCTACGTTTAGTGAAGAACTTGTTTTTGAAAGTTTGATTATCAGATTTAATCAGtgaaaaaataacttatatacattattttaaattgaatgcTTTCACATTACATTGCAGTTCTTTGATATTTTAGATTCGGAGATTTCCTTTTGAAGATTCATATAAGTTCTTCGATAATTTGAGAAACCCAAAAACCAGAAATCAAAATTATCCACCGTCACAATCTCGATGTATTTCTCTTTAGGTCTTgtgatgttcttgttttcaaTGGCCTCGCTTATTTTTGCCAGAGGTATCGTCACCTGCATATAATATAGTATGCGTCAGTTCAAACACGTTGAAAAGATGTGGAAACCATGAATCAGAAAAGGGTTTGGTTAAAGAAGATCTCACCTTGTATTGTGCTCTAACAAACTGTCCGTTTTGAGAGCATAATTTGATACATCTTTCGCTTAGGAATGCAATCTTTTCGGAAGAGATGAAGAGAAGACCCGCGATGGGACCGGCTGTTGTAGATAAataacattgggaagcagttaCAAGCATCTCTCCTTGTCTGACTTGGAAATTTCTTTTGAATACTTTCTCCAATCCACCATTTTGAAGAATTGTAGCTCCCAAGCTCAATTTTCTCTTCACTGCTGTTGACAAGTTAAACCCCAGTCCTTTCAAACCCACTTGAGCTGCGCATCATCCAAGAAGTCATGGTTAAAGTTTGAACAgttgaaaacaaaattaatgcGTATTGAGAAGAAGGTTGAACACTTACTGTGTTTCCACTCAATTGCATTGATAGAacgactaaaacctttctccaATGGAAATCTACTTGCACCTGCTTGTTAAAGACCAAGGACAAGTTTAATCACTCTGGTCTTATGGAAAGGGCTATGAAGAGTCAATTTCAGTATCTATTGAAAGCCCCGACTGTCATTTTCTCAGGAACAATAATCCACCAGATGTTGATCAGGAAAAGCAGCTCCAATTCGAAGGGAATAAGTTTCTTAGTCAATGGTCAGCAGCTTTACTGGGGCATGAAGGAATATGCCTTGGTAACAGGCCTAAATTTTGGAAGATTTCTTGTGATTGAAAACTGACACGctgaagaatgtccacccctAGTCCATAAATACTTTGGTGGCAAAACAGTTGTTAAAGTGACAGAAGTTCAAAGTGTTTTTCTCAACTGCTCTGAGAAGGAGGATGCATGGAAGCTTGGGCTCATCAACCTTATTTACCAGTGTCTCTTTGGATCTGATAATAGGAAGAGGGTATGTTTGAAGATCTTCAGCATGGTGGAGGATATGGAAATGTTCCttcaatttccatggggaaaggtgtcaTTCAATTCAACTTTGAAGGGTATTGACAAGGACATGAAACATCTTCGGCAGCTATATGTAGAGAAGAAGGAAACTTGCAAGGGGAACTGTGATGTTGCTTATACTATTAGTGGCTTCGCCATAGCCTTCCAAGTTTGGACATATTTGGTTATGAAGACATTTGTCCCCAAATTTGCGGATATGATCGAGGAAAAACATACATGCCCAAGGATATTACTTTTTACAGCCTCCAGAAGCAACACCAACACTAGCCAAGAGGTATCCAATGCCCTTTTCAAATGCAATGTCTTTAACAAGATTCATGAGTCTGAGGAAGAGAAGAGGAACTACTgtggggatgactttgaagaaATGGGAGATTACATTTATGATGATTTATTTGAGGTGGATGGtaggaagagaaagaatgaagatggTACTCCCAAACAAATGCCCAAGAGGAGAACAATTAAAAGGACAGCAATTAAGAGGAACGAGTCTAGTGATGAATCTAGCGAAGACAGCTCTCGGTCTACTACTCG
It encodes the following:
- the LOC124924704 gene encoding uncharacterized protein LOC124924704, whose product is MSSDDKQEPPTRISTPERRRNNNPPDVDQEKQLQFEGNKFLSQWSAALLGHEGICLVVKVTEVQSVFLNCSEKEDAWKLGLINLIYQCLFGSDNRKRVCLKIFSMVEDMEMFLQFPWGKVSFNSTLKGIDKDMKHLRQLYVEKKETCKGNCDVAYTISGFAIAFQVWTYLVMKTFVPKFADMIEEKHTCPRILLFTASRSNTNTSQEVSNALFKCNVFNKIHESEEEKRNYCGDDFEEMGDYIYDDLFEVDGRKRKNEDGTPKQMPKRRTIKRTAIKRNESSDESSEDSSRSTTRESSHVHSATSPQKKEDSSPTRQDKFDDKFDNPVTKAQNDDKFDELTKDVKELTRDVKELKTEMKVMKEDQWVMFNHIIQLLGEIKQQKNDVSAADDLVEKDLEINKDIADENDDMINNAAVVDDDKDSSAVDDASAVDGLEMNKEAVVDDDQNKDVAAETVVVEAAADEEAVDDEEAAAVVDKNAELGKKELATKKKRKVVLAKNRLQQLGKKRKMNEKADMGKMNDEEADMGKKNDEEGQSFRRKKRSTQLGNYTDPNGKSFKLIDPVTVNPLLDYDSELLDELKQWLKLEDEDKINLVLFHAGRELFNRMLRPQNWLHDQQEIDAACYILKKRVANFPKTYQPMDFSIRDCNVSTRLSLRYSKFSKNPQTYQFDDDLMEYFRGDEGKLMTSWMIVDKLYFPMNLNMKHWVLCEVQLHDWCINVYDCEQGFIKKNYYDKFMKPLCEMIPYIFLFGTTEFDRIKYPKFSLEGMSYVVIPHPRVPKCTKSGDCGLFTIMYLEYLTAKLDISAVTSENMVFWRQKWAVRLFHHIIDP
- the LOC124924705 gene encoding putative GEM-like protein 8, producing MHPPSQSSASRFPLEKGFSRSINAIEWKHTQVGLKGLGFNLSTAVKRKLSLGATILQNGGLEKVFKRNFQVRQGEMLVTASQCYLSTTAGPIAGLLFISSEKIAFLSERCIKLCSQNGQFVRAQYKVTIPLAKISEAIENKNITRPKEKYIEIVTVDNFDFWFLGFSNYRRTYMNLQKEISESKISKNCNVM